Proteins encoded by one window of Ruminococcaceae bacterium R-25:
- a CDS encoding prepilin-type N-terminal cleavage/methylation domain-containing protein, which translates to MKRVIKKINKKGFTLVETLLATFILVVISTMLVNGFIATMGYSYQTSVYSKSGANNYSACMDDLALWNTYPNRGATSRQQKLSTVPATSLKTLSFETPSGVAAIKDLYVSVQSENTLTNTVPNTLSFGGAAYAPKDGTTEHGGAGSDQLADNRKTIKYYPEYWRGPNSNANSFYKVFVVADYANKDSNGNPTYHWVALDSYEVSDTLDCAKYLPSGSEAANHYIGNLNSKTHISYGQAAAQNNNENAG; encoded by the coding sequence ATGAAACGAGTAATTAAAAAGATTAATAAAAAGGGTTTTACTCTTGTTGAGACCTTGTTAGCTACCTTTATTCTTGTTGTAATTTCAACAATGCTTGTTAATGGTTTTATAGCAACAATGGGTTATTCATATCAGACCTCGGTATATAGCAAATCCGGAGCTAACAACTACTCTGCATGTATGGACGATCTCGCATTATGGAATACTTACCCTAATCGAGGCGCTACCAGCAGACAGCAGAAATTAAGCACAGTACCGGCTACCAGTCTAAAGACTTTATCTTTTGAAACTCCGTCAGGTGTAGCGGCTATAAAGGATTTGTATGTTTCGGTTCAATCAGAGAATACATTAACCAATACTGTTCCAAATACATTATCATTTGGAGGTGCAGCATATGCACCCAAGGATGGCACAACAGAGCATGGTGGTGCCGGTTCAGATCAGCTGGCTGATAACAGAAAGACAATAAAATACTATCCTGAATATTGGCGTGGCCCTAATTCAAATGCAAATTCCTTCTATAAGGTTTTCGTTGTAGCAGATTATGCAAATAAGGATTCAAATGGAAACCCTACATACCATTGGGTTGCATTAGATTCTTACGAAGTAAGCGATACATTAGATTGCGCAAAGTATCTGCCCAGTGGTTCAGAAGCAGCTAATCACTATATTGGCAATTTGAATTCAAAAACACATATATCCTATGGTCAAGCAGCTGCTCAGAATAATAATGAGAATGCTGGTTAA
- a CDS encoding TrmH family RNA methyltransferase has translation MIKVNSYKSDNIYTYGLGATVAMEYLLKRRDAVKAVILHPGFRSVETIEKIKTICGNDIPISTEEKPFNILSKKDNCFVIAVIEKKKVELKDGNHMVLVNPSNCGNMGTIVRSCLGFGVEDLAIVGKTSADPFDPKTIRASMGACASVRIEVFDDFSDYQKRFPHNNLYPFMLDGSTKLQETTINKPFSLIMGNEATGLDPAFKNIGRPIRIEHSSNIDSLNITIAASIGLYEATKSCE, from the coding sequence TTGATTAAAGTTAACAGTTACAAAAGCGACAATATATACACATACGGGCTCGGTGCGACCGTAGCGATGGAGTATCTTCTCAAAAGAAGAGACGCAGTTAAGGCTGTGATCCTTCATCCTGGTTTCCGATCTGTTGAGACGATCGAAAAGATCAAGACCATCTGTGGCAATGATATCCCGATATCAACAGAAGAAAAGCCTTTTAATATTCTTTCCAAGAAAGATAACTGCTTTGTCATTGCCGTTATCGAAAAGAAAAAGGTTGAGTTAAAAGACGGAAACCACATGGTACTCGTAAATCCCTCGAACTGCGGTAACATGGGAACGATCGTAAGGAGCTGCTTAGGATTCGGAGTGGAAGATCTGGCCATAGTAGGGAAGACTTCTGCAGATCCTTTTGATCCCAAGACCATCAGGGCATCCATGGGAGCATGTGCGAGCGTGAGGATCGAAGTTTTCGATGATTTTTCTGACTATCAGAAGAGATTTCCTCATAACAACCTTTATCCTTTCATGCTGGACGGCAGCACAAAACTTCAGGAAACCACTATAAATAAACCGTTTTCGCTCATTATGGGCAACGAGGCGACGGGACTTGATCCGGCCTTCAAAAACATCGGCCGGCCGATAAGGATAGAGCATTCGTCAAATATCGACAGCCTTAATATTACAATTGCCGCAAGTATCGGACTTTATGAAGCAACAAAGTCTTGCGAATAA
- a CDS encoding type II pantothenate kinase, which produces MKIKVGLDIGGSTTKIVGMREGKIIARDIVRAADPVTSAFGAVGKLINDNSLSINDIEQINITGVGSVFPAGPILGIKTVTVEEFKATGLGGLYLSGLDHAVVVSMGTGTAYLEARKENVRHIIGSGVGGGTLVGLGLALTGTRDAVKLSDMATEGDILKVDLTIGDITKDGVTGLPMNVTASNFGKAADDLSREDKMAGVFNLVYQAIGTVAVMASRQCNIKDIVFTGQLTGLKECQEYLLPFEGLYGVNMIVPEDAVFATALGSCLVEGQEEK; this is translated from the coding sequence ATGAAGATTAAAGTCGGTTTGGATATTGGCGGCAGCACGACAAAGATCGTTGGTATGAGAGAAGGCAAGATAATTGCCAGGGATATCGTCAGAGCGGCAGATCCGGTAACTTCGGCTTTCGGTGCTGTCGGAAAACTTATTAACGATAATTCATTATCCATAAATGACATTGAACAGATCAACATTACAGGTGTCGGTTCTGTTTTCCCGGCAGGTCCCATTCTCGGAATAAAGACAGTAACTGTTGAAGAATTCAAAGCTACAGGTTTGGGCGGATTATATCTCTCAGGACTTGATCATGCTGTAGTAGTCAGCATGGGAACAGGTACTGCTTATCTTGAAGCCAGGAAAGAAAATGTAAGACACATTATTGGTTCCGGTGTAGGCGGAGGTACTCTTGTAGGTTTAGGTCTTGCCCTGACAGGAACAAGAGATGCTGTTAAGCTTTCTGATATGGCAACAGAAGGTGATATTTTGAAAGTTGATCTTACCATCGGAGATATTACAAAAGATGGTGTTACCGGACTTCCGATGAATGTTACGGCTTCAAATTTCGGAAAGGCCGCAGATGACCTCTCCAGGGAAGATAAGATGGCCGGAGTATTTAATCTCGTTTATCAGGCAATTGGTACTGTTGCAGTTATGGCATCAAGACAGTGCAACATCAAAGATATCGTATTTACAGGCCAACTTACCGGTCTTAAAGAGTGCCAGGAGTATCTGCTTCCTTTTGAAGGCCTCTATGGTGTAAATATGATCGTTCCTGAAGATGCTGTTTTCGCAACAGCTTTAGGAAGCTGTCTTGTTGAAGGGCAGGAAGAAAAGTGA
- a CDS encoding type IV pilus assembly protein PilM — protein MDFSLSRGSNELVIDCSSSDLKIAVGNYNPKTGNITIDKMGVVPLEGDAINDGAVADSFGIVMALKHALARLDIRMKSCILTTEGAFVHSRDLELPVVKEDQLKDMVKYEILGQGSNRDMSIDYLVYGTTKDAETNADKIQVRATAIPTDVIKDYREFLKNMDLNPVSLDVNPNAVRKLFSQGIVNGNVNIKQSTILLIELSSKTTTVTVLDKGFPVLSRRLQFGHANIRQVADSVKKLQSGSQQSSLARRLNITTSEAESSVPIEDIDVWNETVAETPALQSAVNAYFKSLVDAVSRTAQFSIAKYHIDAISTCFLYGSGAGYKKIDKELARQLGTQVEILKTLSTVSGPKDFVLGQFVNCCGALIRHD, from the coding sequence ATGGATTTTTCATTAAGCAGAGGATCAAATGAACTGGTAATCGATTGCTCCAGCTCAGATCTTAAGATAGCTGTCGGGAATTACAATCCCAAGACAGGAAATATCACAATCGACAAGATGGGCGTTGTACCTTTGGAGGGTGATGCCATTAACGATGGTGCAGTTGCGGATTCTTTCGGTATCGTAATGGCACTTAAGCACGCTCTTGCAAGACTCGATATCAGAATGAAGAGCTGCATCCTTACAACAGAAGGTGCTTTTGTTCACAGCAGAGATTTGGAACTTCCTGTAGTTAAGGAAGACCAGCTTAAGGATATGGTTAAGTATGAGATCCTGGGTCAGGGTTCAAACAGAGATATGTCCATTGACTATCTTGTTTATGGAACTACCAAGGATGCTGAAACAAATGCTGATAAGATTCAGGTAAGAGCAACAGCAATCCCTACTGACGTTATCAAGGATTATCGTGAATTCCTTAAGAACATGGATCTCAACCCTGTATCTCTCGACGTTAACCCTAACGCAGTAAGAAAGCTCTTCTCGCAGGGAATCGTTAACGGTAACGTTAACATCAAGCAGTCTACGATCCTTTTGATCGAGCTCTCAAGTAAGACAACAACTGTTACTGTACTTGATAAGGGTTTCCCGGTTCTTTCCAGAAGACTTCAGTTCGGTCACGCGAATATCAGACAGGTTGCTGATTCGGTTAAGAAGCTCCAGAGTGGAAGCCAGCAGTCTTCATTGGCTAGAAGACTTAATATTACTACTTCCGAAGCTGAATCAAGTGTGCCGATCGAGGACATTGATGTTTGGAACGAGACAGTCGCAGAAACACCTGCTCTTCAGAGTGCTGTTAATGCATACTTCAAGAGCCTTGTTGATGCCGTTTCACGTACAGCTCAGTTCTCAATTGCGAAGTATCACATTGATGCTATCAGCACATGCTTCCTTTATGGTTCAGGTGCAGGATATAAAAAGATTGATAAAGAACTTGCGCGTCAGCTTGGAACTCAGGTCGAGATCCTCAAGACTCTTAGCACTGTAAGCGGTCCTAAGGATTTTGTACTTGGTCAGTTCGTAAATTGTTGTGGCGCTTTGATTCGTCACGATTAA
- a CDS encoding prepilin-type N-terminal cleavage/methylation domain-containing protein, whose protein sequence is MKKNLKSRKGFTLVEMLLSLAIICMIGGVIGGLCVSIANSFATTYNIDDSADYAMLYAKGFENSFLATTQGPGAKDDYWTWTVANSKGVGGPPLLQISEKGGSPSNVFTPRFIGTTSSPSKWSVIMFYDVEEKTTGSNKSLLVNYRIYMRDNYSRTSYIYRYDGSFWVPRFYERATMAGPDATGRAITVDKTSSPMTEETLKDFCKDGTVLNQKAFDAIKDDLEENTSTNPAKYWTQIKYQWG, encoded by the coding sequence ATGAAGAAGAACTTGAAAAGCAGAAAAGGTTTTACCTTAGTTGAAATGCTGTTATCCTTAGCCATCATTTGCATGATCGGCGGCGTTATTGGTGGGCTTTGTGTATCAATTGCAAATTCTTTTGCAACTACCTATAACATTGATGACTCTGCTGATTACGCTATGTTATATGCCAAAGGTTTTGAGAATTCATTTTTGGCTACCACACAAGGACCAGGCGCCAAAGATGACTATTGGACATGGACAGTTGCTAATAGCAAGGGTGTTGGTGGACCTCCGTTGCTTCAGATTTCTGAAAAAGGCGGATCTCCTTCGAATGTATTTACTCCCCGTTTTATAGGTACAACTTCATCGCCTTCAAAATGGTCTGTAATAATGTTTTATGACGTTGAGGAGAAGACTACCGGATCAAACAAATCTCTTCTTGTTAATTATCGTATTTATATGAGAGATAATTACAGCAGAACATCGTATATCTATAGATATGACGGAAGTTTCTGGGTTCCTCGTTTCTATGAAAGAGCTACAATGGCTGGTCCCGATGCAACAGGTAGAGCAATCACCGTTGATAAAACTTCTTCTCCTATGACAGAAGAAACATTAAAGGATTTCTGTAAGGATGGCACCGTTCTTAACCAGAAAGCATTTGATGCAATCAAAGATGATCTGGAAGAAAATACTTCTACAAATCCTGCCAAGTATTGGACACAGATTAAGTATCAATGGGGCTAA
- a CDS encoding SSU ribosomal protein S20P: MPNIKSAIKRVSVSEKKAAANKSKKSAIRTTVKKAKADIATGENLDATIKSTQKALDQAAAKGHMSKNAASRTKSRLAKAANAAKA, translated from the coding sequence ATGCCTAATATTAAATCAGCTATCAAGCGTGTAAGCGTTTCCGAGAAGAAGGCTGCTGCCAATAAGAGCAAGAAGAGTGCTATCCGCACAACTGTTAAGAAGGCAAAGGCTGATATCGCTACAGGCGAGAATCTTGATGCTACAATCAAGTCTACACAGAAGGCATTGGACCAGGCTGCTGCTAAGGGCCACATGAGCAAGAACGCAGCTTCCAGAACAAAGTCCAGACTTGCTAAGGCTGCTAACGCTGCTAAGGCTTAA
- a CDS encoding type IV pilus assembly protein PilC, whose product MANFRYQVIDANGKMSEGIVEATSIGEASRKLKSDGKYIASLSLDKGKGIMNMEIGSPKLKTQDLVIISRQLASLLSAGITVVRSLDMLYQQLESKKAKKCIGEIYESVQSGRSLSEAFKEQRGVIPNIMISMIAAGEESGRLDEVMERLAEHFAKDAKLKNKISSAMVYPKILAGLTFVVSFALLTFLVPKIGDVIVDLGGELPALTKGLLNLSTSLRKFWYIYLAVIGLIVYGFTLWKNSEKGSETWSKIMLKMPVVGKATRMNASARFTRTVATLLKSGISVLQAVEITEKSLDNVILQKKLAAARIEIRKGTSLSRSIRDITEFPPMIYAMVSIGEESGTLDTILTKAADYFEDEADAATQKMVSALEPVMIIIMAIIVGLVVGGIAMPIFTMAQWIM is encoded by the coding sequence ATGGCTAATTTCAGATATCAAGTTATCGATGCAAACGGTAAAATGTCTGAAGGCATAGTCGAAGCAACTTCTATTGGAGAGGCGTCCAGAAAACTTAAATCCGATGGCAAATATATTGCAAGTTTGTCTTTGGATAAGGGCAAGGGCATCATGAATATGGAGATCGGAAGCCCTAAGCTTAAGACTCAAGATCTCGTTATCATATCCAGACAGCTCGCTTCACTTTTGTCTGCAGGTATCACCGTAGTCAGATCACTCGATATGCTTTATCAGCAGCTTGAATCCAAGAAAGCAAAGAAGTGTATCGGTGAAATCTATGAATCGGTTCAGAGTGGTAGATCCCTGTCTGAAGCTTTTAAGGAACAGAGGGGCGTTATTCCGAACATCATGATCAGTATGATCGCAGCAGGAGAAGAATCCGGCCGACTCGACGAGGTTATGGAAAGACTTGCTGAGCACTTTGCAAAGGATGCAAAACTCAAGAACAAGATCTCTTCTGCGATGGTATATCCTAAGATCCTGGCAGGTCTTACTTTTGTAGTAAGCTTTGCTTTGCTTACATTCCTCGTACCGAAGATCGGTGATGTTATCGTAGATCTCGGCGGTGAATTGCCCGCGTTGACAAAGGGCTTGTTGAATCTTTCTACTTCACTTAGAAAATTCTGGTATATCTATTTAGCTGTTATCGGACTCATTGTTTATGGTTTCACTCTTTGGAAGAATTCAGAAAAGGGTTCCGAGACTTGGTCCAAGATCATGCTTAAGATGCCGGTTGTCGGTAAAGCAACCAGAATGAATGCTTCTGCAAGATTTACAAGAACAGTAGCTACACTTCTTAAGTCTGGTATTTCTGTTCTTCAGGCTGTTGAGATTACCGAGAAGTCACTCGATAACGTAATACTTCAGAAAAAACTCGCAGCAGCCCGTATCGAGATCCGAAAGGGTACTTCTCTTTCAAGATCAATAAGAGATATTACTGAATTCCCTCCAATGATCTATGCAATGGTATCTATTGGTGAGGAATCCGGTACTTTGGATACGATCTTGACAAAGGCAGCTGACTATTTTGAAGATGAAGCTGATGCAGCTACACAGAAGATGGTTTCTGCATTGGAGCCTGTCATGATCATTATCATGGCTATCATCGTTGGCTTGGTTGTAGGTGGTATCGCAATGCCTATCTTCACAATGGCTCAGTGGATCATGTAA
- a CDS encoding putative membrane protein: MRDKRLAKDRAWELDFLRGIALIMMLFMHMSWDVRYEFGFDVFRYLQAPWFWSFIHPIIVVLFVSVSGICCTFSRNNVKRGLKLLAATVSMYTATFVINKVTGIECLILFNVLAVLTCGIFLYALISSCEKKANINPNVTNVIMGLIGLYIVIVGCDIHYMDYSTENPVFLPIGFDIQNLPNMADYMPLFPWLGVFLIGCVIGRLCYKEKKTLIPKESKVMTAIARPVEFIGRHSLIIYLVHQPVIYGLLYVIFWSIFSAR; the protein is encoded by the coding sequence GTGAGAGACAAGAGGCTCGCCAAAGACCGCGCGTGGGAACTGGATTTCTTAAGAGGAATCGCTCTTATCATGATGCTGTTCATGCACATGTCCTGGGACGTGCGTTATGAATTCGGTTTTGATGTTTTCAGATATCTTCAGGCACCGTGGTTCTGGTCTTTTATTCATCCTATAATCGTAGTTCTGTTTGTAAGCGTATCAGGTATATGCTGTACCTTTTCAAGGAATAATGTAAAAAGAGGATTAAAGCTTCTTGCAGCTACAGTGAGTATGTATACCGCTACTTTTGTGATCAACAAAGTTACGGGAATCGAATGCCTGATACTGTTTAACGTTCTGGCGGTTCTCACATGCGGTATTTTCCTTTATGCCCTGATCTCATCTTGCGAAAAGAAGGCCAACATAAATCCTAATGTCACTAATGTGATCATGGGCCTTATAGGACTTTATATAGTCATAGTCGGATGCGATATCCATTATATGGATTATTCAACTGAAAACCCGGTATTTCTTCCTATAGGTTTTGATATTCAAAATTTGCCCAACATGGCAGATTACATGCCGCTTTTCCCGTGGCTCGGAGTATTCCTTATAGGATGCGTGATCGGAAGATTGTGCTATAAGGAAAAGAAGACTTTGATTCCGAAAGAGAGCAAGGTCATGACTGCAATTGCAAGGCCTGTTGAATTCATAGGCAGACATTCGCTCATAATCTATCTTGTACATCAGCCGGTCATCTATGGTCTGTTGTATGTGATCTTCTGGTCAATCTTTTCAGCAAGATGA
- a CDS encoding prepilin-type N-terminal cleavage/methylation domain-containing protein: MHRLNKRHIIKGGFSLLEMIIVIAIIVILAGVVGVGVAGMIRTAKNADSAVKDSSLSLNASINSGESSLSKYGFSVG; the protein is encoded by the coding sequence ATGCATAGATTAAATAAGAGACACATTATTAAGGGCGGTTTTTCCCTTCTCGAAATGATAATTGTTATAGCAATTATTGTTATTCTTGCAGGTGTCGTTGGTGTTGGAGTTGCCGGAATGATCAGGACGGCAAAAAATGCCGATTCAGCTGTAAAGGATTCTTCCTTATCCCTCAATGCATCGATCAACAGTGGCGAGTCTTCATTGAGCAAGTATGGATTTAGCGTAGGTTAA
- a CDS encoding oxygen-independent coproporphyrinogen-3 oxidase: MLEVILKGHDKYYGVSDVLRMFSGVPEELKDEGKVIAPEGPDAVLINELFDDGRSVTYFGDKAFEFKGELLEPGREIKRSLYMALSDITGKELPWGCLTGIRPTLVACEESDSKALEEKYFVRPDKAALAFETSREEQRILELVPEENLNIYVGIPFCPSRCEYCSFVSSDISCHMDRLVNYGAALEREIELVSKHIRRPISSLYVGGGTPTVFAEREFSSLLDCIYSNLNITSDAEVTVEAGRPDTITDGKLEAMRDHGITRICINPQTMRSETLLRLGRKHTAEDTVRVFEKARAMGFDLINMDLIAGLPYEDAEEHVKSTKRLIELAPANITVHTLYKKRRAAMSRDKVMDKEKTRDTLDECVAESYKLLMEAGYHPYYMYRQKDTGHGLENTGFAKGDTGSLYNVAMMSDARDVLSFGAGGMSKRCFKQEGETVKHRVERCPTIKDALTYIERVEEMAEKKIAFFEL, translated from the coding sequence ATGCTTGAAGTAATCCTTAAAGGACATGACAAATATTACGGAGTATCCGATGTGCTTAGAATGTTTTCGGGTGTTCCCGAAGAGCTCAAGGATGAGGGAAAAGTAATTGCGCCGGAAGGCCCGGATGCTGTCCTTATAAATGAGCTTTTTGATGACGGCAGATCAGTCACATATTTTGGCGATAAGGCCTTTGAGTTCAAAGGTGAGCTGTTAGAGCCCGGACGTGAGATCAAGAGATCTCTTTATATGGCTTTGTCTGACATCACAGGTAAGGAACTGCCTTGGGGATGCCTTACCGGAATAAGACCTACACTGGTTGCATGCGAAGAATCTGACTCTAAAGCTTTGGAAGAAAAGTATTTCGTAAGACCCGATAAAGCAGCACTCGCATTTGAGACTTCAAGAGAAGAACAGAGGATTTTAGAACTGGTTCCGGAAGAAAATCTCAATATCTATGTCGGCATTCCATTCTGTCCTTCGAGGTGCGAATACTGCTCATTCGTATCTTCGGATATTTCCTGTCACATGGACAGACTCGTTAATTACGGAGCTGCGCTCGAACGTGAGATAGAACTCGTTTCAAAGCACATAAGAAGACCCATATCATCTCTTTATGTCGGAGGCGGCACACCTACCGTATTTGCAGAAAGAGAATTCTCGTCACTTCTTGACTGCATCTATTCAAATCTGAATATCACTTCAGATGCAGAGGTTACTGTCGAAGCCGGAAGACCTGATACGATCACGGATGGCAAGTTAGAAGCGATGAGAGATCACGGCATCACGAGGATCTGCATTAATCCCCAGACGATGAGATCAGAGACTCTCTTGAGACTTGGAAGAAAACATACAGCTGAAGATACTGTCCGTGTTTTCGAAAAAGCGCGTGCGATGGGATTTGACCTAATCAACATGGATCTTATCGCAGGACTCCCTTATGAAGATGCGGAAGAACATGTGAAGTCAACTAAACGACTTATCGAGCTCGCGCCAGCTAACATAACCGTACATACACTTTATAAGAAGAGGCGCGCCGCTATGAGCCGCGACAAAGTAATGGATAAGGAAAAGACCCGCGATACTTTGGATGAATGTGTAGCGGAAAGCTATAAGCTCCTCATGGAAGCAGGCTACCATCCGTATTATATGTACCGCCAGAAAGATACCGGTCATGGTCTCGAAAATACCGGTTTTGCAAAAGGCGATACGGGAAGCCTTTATAATGTTGCCATGATGAGCGATGCCAGAGATGTGCTCTCGTTTGGCGCCGGCGGAATGAGCAAGAGATGCTTTAAGCAGGAAGGCGAGACCGTAAAACACAGGGTGGAGAGGTGTCCCACCATAAAAGATGCTCTTACATATATCGAGAGAGTGGAAGAGATGGCCGAAAAGAAGATCGCCTTCTTTGAACTGTAA
- a CDS encoding prepilin-type N-terminal cleavage/methylation domain-containing protein, whose protein sequence is MKKIQKSKKGFTLVEMVLVIAIIVILAAVLVLGIGAYLKKARAAASSVKQHNSSVEFVNKEITNIIGA, encoded by the coding sequence ATGAAGAAGATTCAGAAGTCAAAGAAGGGTTTCACCCTCGTAGAAATGGTACTCGTTATTGCTATCATCGTTATCCTTGCAGCAGTTCTCGTTCTTGGTATCGGTGCTTACCTCAAGAAGGCTAGAGCAGCAGCATCCTCAGTTAAGCAGCACAACAGCTCTGTTGAGTTCGTTAACAAGGAAATTACTAACATTATCGGCGCTTAA